One window from the genome of Actinomycetota bacterium encodes:
- a CDS encoding metallophosphoesterase, with translation MARTKFMFATDLHGSETVWRKFLNTAKIYDLDALILSGDMTGKIMVPIMKRDHGKYTSHLLGREYVLSEEELPEYEKKVRMTSYLPYRTTSEESIRIGNDEEYRENLFEKLECDIVEHWLTLVSDRVPDKCKVIISPGNDDKFAIDEVIKKDPRITFGEEEVVDLDGEHEVLCFGWTNPTPFDSPRECSEEEMEEKLEKVVAKVKNIKTAVFCIHCPPYDSYLDYAPMVDKDLNIIIVGGKPREIPVGSHTVRKIIKKYQPLVGLHGHIHESPGYIKIGKTVCFNPGSEYGEGIFKGYLVEIEGGKILRLQRVEG, from the coding sequence ATGGCAAGAACTAAATTTATGTTTGCAACAGACTTACATGGTTCAGAAACTGTTTGGAGAAAGTTTCTGAATACAGCAAAGATTTATGACCTGGATGCTTTAATACTTAGTGGAGATATGACTGGTAAAATAATGGTACCAATAATGAAAAGGGATCATGGGAAATATACCTCACATCTTTTAGGAAGAGAGTATGTTTTATCAGAAGAGGAATTACCTGAATACGAAAAAAAAGTAAGAATGACTTCTTATCTTCCATATAGAACTACAAGTGAAGAAAGTATCAGGATAGGGAACGATGAAGAATACAGGGAAAATCTATTTGAGAAATTAGAATGTGATATTGTTGAACACTGGCTTACATTAGTATCAGATAGAGTACCTGATAAGTGCAAAGTTATTATAAGTCCTGGAAATGATGATAAGTTTGCTATTGATGAAGTAATCAAGAAAGATCCAAGAATAACATTTGGTGAGGAAGAAGTTGTTGATTTAGATGGGGAACATGAGGTTCTATGTTTTGGCTGGACAAATCCCACCCCATTTGATTCTCCAAGAGAATGCTCAGAGGAAGAGATGGAGGAGAAATTGGAGAAAGTAGTAGCTAAAGTTAAGAATATAAAGACTGCTGTATTTTGCATCCACTGCCCACCATATGATTCTTATCTTGATTATGCACCAATGGTAGATAAAGATTTAAATATAATAATTGTAGGTGGTAAACCTCGCGAGATACCAGTAGGAAGTCATACTGTTAGAAAAATTATTAAAAAATACCAACCATTAGTAGGACTTCATGGACACATTCATGAAAGCCCAGGATATATAAAAATTGGTAAAACTGTATGTTTCAATCCAGGGAGTGAATATGGAGAGGGTATATTTAAAGGTTATCTAGTAGAAATTGAAGGTGGTAAAATACTTAGACTTCAGAGAGTAGAAGGTTAA
- a CDS encoding class II aldolase/adducin family protein, with amino-acid sequence MYEDYKNEVIFWAQKAEKLGLVVPTTGNFSLRDRETGYIFVTPHGVLREFLNLQDIVVLDINGNKIEGKNKPSYETPIHLKIYKNREDIFGIAHTHSPYAACFAVLKKSIPLIHIETFFSVGGDIPVVDFALPGSEELAKKSLKKLSNRSAVLLESHGVLTIGSSLSNAVLIAILVEESAKIYHKALQVGEPKILSDKQVRALEKILKESSSE; translated from the coding sequence ATGTATGAAGATTATAAAAATGAGGTTATTTTCTGGGCTCAAAAAGCTGAGAAATTAGGTTTGGTTGTCCCAACAACTGGTAATTTTAGTTTAAGGGATAGAGAAACAGGATATATTTTTGTTACTCCTCATGGAGTACTCAGGGAATTTTTAAATCTACAGGATATTGTAGTTTTAGATATAAATGGAAATAAGATTGAGGGTAAAAATAAACCATCATATGAGACTCCCATTCATTTAAAAATTTATAAAAATAGGGAGGATATCTTTGGAATTGCTCATACGCATTCTCCATATGCTGCATGCTTTGCTGTACTTAAAAAGAGTATTCCTCTTATACATATTGAGACATTCTTTTCAGTAGGAGGAGATATTCCAGTTGTTGATTTTGCACTTCCTGGTTCAGAAGAATTGGCAAAAAAATCACTTAAAAAACTTTCTAATAGATCAGCAGTTCTTTTAGAAAGTCATGGAGTTTTAACAATAGGCTCTTCATTATCGAATGCAGTTTTAATTGCGATATTAGTAGAAGAATCAGCAAAAATTTATCATAAAGCTCTTCAGGTAGGTGAACCTAAAATTCTATCAGATAAGCAAGTAAGAGCTTTAGAAAAGATATTAAAGGAAAGCTCTTCTGAATGA
- a CDS encoding peptide ABC transporter substrate-binding protein, which translates to MEEKKITEIPLESTKISEELKLESEQILNLCFNEEPITIDPNLANSRASINIINQIFVGLTKLEPDLSVSPCIAENWEISDDGTIITFTIREDAYWTNGDHITAHDFVYSWKRTLSTEINSPYAYLFFDIEGAKEFRKGELDSAALGIEAKGDNVLEVKLRGPVNYFTYITSTWITKPVPESVVEKYKENWTNIKNLVTNGPFILKNWEPDEKIVLKANPNYFEGSPKLNTINIFLSKDKYTELSVYEEGKIDGTWGWQSGIPSDKLEEIISTPLIKSQLLTEPRLSTYYLGFNTKHEPGNNPLIRKAIALAINKNELKNNIFWKNQTVANQFIPPQVLGHDETIGIDFDVEKAKKILVEALQPADESSNNKGIRPLKFVYEESEENEILVKSIKSMLSKNLNLEVDLIEMDSETYFDTIHDIYGSTIVIDMYLMEKIPDYPHVSNWLFTELHSRSPNNYTGWKNDEFDELVTNAVIFSDLDKQVELYKKASKIAFGDKSDEDKYPGEFPIIPLYYGSRNILIRPWVKGYQSNPFTGPYFYTVWIEK; encoded by the coding sequence TTGGAAGAAAAAAAAATTACAGAAATTCCTTTGGAATCAACAAAAATATCTGAAGAATTAAAGCTTGAGTCTGAGCAAATTCTAAATTTATGTTTTAATGAAGAACCAATAACAATTGATCCAAATTTAGCTAATAGCAGAGCTTCTATTAATATAATTAATCAAATTTTTGTTGGTCTTACAAAGCTTGAGCCAGATTTGTCTGTTTCACCCTGTATTGCTGAAAATTGGGAAATTTCAGATGATGGAACTATTATTACATTTACAATAAGAGAGGATGCTTATTGGACTAATGGTGATCATATTACAGCACATGATTTTGTTTATTCATGGAAAAGAACGCTTTCCACAGAAATTAACTCTCCCTATGCTTACCTATTTTTTGATATAGAAGGTGCTAAAGAATTTCGTAAAGGTGAATTAGATTCAGCTGCTCTTGGCATCGAGGCTAAAGGTGATAATGTATTAGAAGTTAAATTGAGAGGTCCTGTTAATTATTTTACTTATATAACCTCTACCTGGATAACAAAGCCAGTTCCTGAATCTGTAGTTGAAAAATATAAGGAAAATTGGACAAATATTAAGAATTTAGTAACAAATGGTCCTTTTATTTTAAAAAATTGGGAACCTGATGAAAAGATTGTTTTGAAAGCAAATCCTAATTATTTTGAAGGTTCACCAAAACTTAACACTATCAATATATTTTTAAGCAAGGATAAATATACAGAATTATCTGTTTATGAGGAGGGGAAGATAGATGGAACTTGGGGATGGCAATCTGGAATTCCATCCGATAAGTTGGAGGAAATTATTTCTACCCCTTTAATTAAAAGTCAGTTATTAACTGAACCAAGACTTTCAACTTATTACTTAGGTTTTAATACTAAGCATGAACCAGGTAATAATCCACTAATTAGAAAAGCAATAGCATTAGCTATAAATAAGAATGAATTGAAAAATAATATATTTTGGAAAAATCAGACAGTAGCAAATCAATTTATCCCACCTCAAGTTTTAGGACATGATGAAACAATAGGAATTGATTTTGATGTTGAGAAAGCAAAAAAAATTCTTGTTGAAGCTCTTCAACCAGCTGATGAAAGCTCAAATAATAAAGGGATTAGACCTTTAAAATTTGTTTATGAGGAGTCAGAGGAGAATGAGATATTAGTTAAATCTATAAAGAGTATGTTATCTAAAAATTTAAATTTAGAAGTTGATTTAATTGAAATGGATTCTGAAACATATTTTGATACAATCCATGACATATATGGAAGTACTATAGTTATTGATATGTATCTAATGGAAAAGATACCTGATTATCCTCATGTAAGTAATTGGTTATTTACAGAATTGCATAGTAGATCACCTAACAATTATACTGGGTGGAAAAATGATGAATTTGATGAATTGGTAACAAATGCTGTGATATTTAGTGATTTGGACAAACAGGTCGAATTATATAAAAAAGCTTCAAAAATTGCTTTTGGTGATAAAAGTGATGAAGATAAGTATCCAGGTGAGTTCCCAATAATTCCATTATATTATGGCTCAAGAAATATTTTAATTAGACCATGGGTGAAAGGTTATCAATCCAATCCTTTTACAGGTCCATATTTTTACACAGTCTGGATTGAAAAATAA
- a CDS encoding peptide ABC transporter substrate-binding protein gives MNLLKKNIFTASIIFLIIFLSISIIGCPYLKQSLVEETKIEEMTASEEEMEVEETTPVLEEGPVTLMLNVGKEPETADPAFVTDTTSLQLVESIFLGLTGLDEDSNVITELATEWELSNDGFTWTFSIRDDITWVRYNCSTNQVEQVLDEYGNPIPVTANDVVYGVRRTLNPVTGSDYAYVLYALKNGEAVNTTEEEIIPELLETIGVEAVDDYTVKFTLEHKAPYFPGIVSMSICKPLPQEVIEYRKEKWIEPCYIYSNGPYVMTEWVHGNHYTLVKNPYYPDADKVQIEKIIAYMVEDEYSAFDMYKNNQLDICNVPISEINKIKSDKVLKEELTIIPVPDTYYYGFTNNKPPFDNHLIRKAFSAAIDRQTLIDTVLDGKHIPANSFAPTGIFGNVAGDPDVGITYDPEKAKAYLAEAGYLDGEGFPEVILMHNESEHHKKIAEAIVVMWKEVLNVDVKIETQELMEYLKTLQKDTPLEDMPHIWRLFWFADYPDQNNWVHEIFNNEAGTNRLRRGCSDPICTEVKELEFDKLTREASIEQDPKKRKELYKQAEYQLNNVETAIVPIYFDTIVTLTKPWVNRTIKTVGQQDFYLWNIDLDTKRKIIEE, from the coding sequence ATGAATTTATTAAAAAAAAATATATTTACCGCATCAATAATTTTTCTAATAATATTTCTCTCTATCTCAATTATAGGATGTCCTTACTTAAAACAATCATTAGTTGAAGAAACTAAAATTGAGGAAATGACAGCAAGTGAAGAAGAAATGGAAGTAGAAGAAACAACTCCTGTACTGGAAGAGGGACCAGTAACTCTCATGCTTAATGTGGGTAAAGAGCCTGAAACTGCAGATCCTGCATTTGTAACAGATACCACTTCATTACAATTAGTCGAGAGTATTTTTCTGGGTCTAACAGGTTTGGATGAGGATAGTAATGTAATTACTGAATTAGCTACTGAATGGGAGCTATCTAATGATGGTTTTACATGGACCTTTAGTATAAGGGATGATATTACATGGGTTAGATATAATTGTTCAACAAATCAGGTAGAGCAAGTTTTGGATGAATATGGAAATCCAATTCCAGTTACAGCTAATGATGTTGTATATGGAGTAAGAAGAACTCTAAACCCAGTAACTGGTTCAGATTATGCTTATGTTTTGTATGCATTAAAAAATGGAGAAGCAGTTAATACTACTGAAGAGGAAATAATACCTGAACTTTTAGAAACCATTGGTGTTGAAGCAGTTGATGATTATACTGTGAAATTCACTTTGGAGCATAAAGCTCCTTACTTCCCAGGAATTGTAAGTATGTCAATTTGTAAACCATTACCTCAAGAAGTTATTGAATATCGCAAAGAGAAATGGATTGAGCCATGTTATATATATTCAAATGGTCCTTATGTAATGACTGAATGGGTTCATGGTAACCATTATACATTAGTAAAAAATCCATATTATCCTGATGCAGATAAAGTACAGATTGAAAAGATAATCGCATATATGGTTGAGGACGAATATTCAGCATTTGACATGTATAAGAATAATCAGTTGGACATCTGCAATGTTCCTATTTCAGAAATAAATAAAATAAAATCAGATAAAGTTCTAAAGGAGGAATTAACTATTATCCCAGTACCTGATACTTATTACTATGGATTTACTAATAACAAACCTCCATTTGATAATCATTTAATCAGAAAGGCATTTTCAGCAGCAATTGACAGACAAACTCTTATAGATACAGTATTAGACGGTAAACATATACCAGCAAACTCTTTTGCTCCTACAGGTATTTTTGGCAATGTTGCTGGCGATCCAGATGTGGGAATAACATATGATCCAGAAAAAGCAAAAGCATATTTAGCTGAAGCTGGATATCTAGATGGTGAAGGTTTCCCTGAGGTAATCCTAATGCACAATGAAAGTGAGCATCATAAAAAAATAGCTGAAGCGATAGTAGTTATGTGGAAGGAAGTATTAAATGTTGATGTTAAAATAGAAACTCAGGAATTGATGGAATATCTTAAAACTCTACAGAAGGATACTCCCTTAGAAGATATGCCACATATTTGGAGACTATTTTGGTTTGCTGATTATCCTGATCAAAATAACTGGGTACATGAAATATTTAACAATGAAGCTGGAACTAATAGGTTAAGAAGAGGATGTTCAGATCCAATTTGCACTGAGGTAAAAGAGTTAGAATTTGACAAATTAACCAGGGAAGCTAGTATAGAACAAGATCCTAAGAAAAGAAAAGAACTTTATAAACAGGCAGAATATCAGCTAAATAATGTTGAGACTGCAATTGTACCAATTTACTTTGACACGATAGTAACTTTAACTAAACCTTGGGTAAATCGTACCATTAAGACTGTAGGCCAACAAGATTTTTATCTATGGAATATTGATTTGGATACAAAGAGAAAAATCATAGAGGAATGA
- the secG gene encoding preprotein translocase subunit SecG codes for MTTLSTVIIIIHSVICLALILLILLHAGKGGGMSATFGEILGPVTSSSIVEKNLNRITVATSIIFAITTILLNVILR; via the coding sequence ATGACTACTTTGTCAACTGTAATAATCATAATTCATTCTGTAATTTGTTTAGCTTTAATTCTTCTGATTCTTCTTCATGCTGGAAAGGGTGGAGGAATGTCAGCTACATTTGGTGAGATTTTAGGCCCAGTTACTAGCTCAAGTATTGTCGAAAAGAATTTAAATAGGATAACAGTTGCCACATCAATAATATTCGCCATTACCACAATACTATTGAATGTAATATTAAGATAA
- a CDS encoding dipeptide ABC transporter ATP-binding protein: MDNLIEVEDLVKYFPVRTGVFSRISAWVKAVDGITFNIKRGETLGLVGESGCGKTTTGRCIIRLIEPTSGKIMYNGEDLLTATTERLLKLRKEMQIIFQDPFASLNPRMNVGRIIGEGLAIQKKYSKSEIQDRVVDLLKKVGLEVDHIKRYPHEFSGGQRQRIGIARALAVNSKFIVCDEPVSALDVSIQSQILNLLDRLQEEFDLTYLFVAHDLSVVEHVSDRVAVMYLGKIVEITFRDELYENPIHPYTQALLSAVPVPDPRVKTKRIILKGDVPSPVNVPPGCNFHPRCMYRKDICTKDIPELRDISEGHIVACHFAGEL, translated from the coding sequence ATGGATAATTTAATTGAAGTTGAAGATTTGGTTAAATATTTTCCTGTAAGAACAGGTGTCTTTAGTAGAATATCTGCATGGGTAAAAGCAGTAGATGGAATTACATTTAATATAAAAAGAGGAGAAACACTTGGTTTAGTGGGGGAGAGTGGCTGTGGAAAAACGACCACAGGAAGATGCATTATAAGATTAATTGAGCCTACTTCAGGAAAAATTATGTATAATGGAGAAGATTTACTCACTGCTACTACAGAAAGATTGTTAAAATTGAGAAAGGAAATGCAAATTATTTTCCAAGACCCATTTGCTTCTCTTAATCCGAGAATGAATGTGGGGAGAATAATTGGTGAAGGACTTGCAATTCAGAAAAAATATAGTAAGTCTGAAATCCAAGATAGAGTAGTTGATTTATTGAAAAAAGTTGGTTTGGAAGTTGACCATATTAAAAGATATCCTCATGAATTTAGTGGGGGTCAGAGACAAAGAATAGGAATTGCAAGGGCTTTAGCGGTAAATTCGAAATTTATTGTTTGTGATGAACCTGTATCTGCTCTTGATGTTTCAATTCAGTCCCAAATTCTTAATTTATTAGACAGACTTCAAGAAGAATTTGATTTAACTTATCTTTTTGTCGCTCATGATTTAAGTGTAGTAGAACATGTAAGTGATAGAGTAGCAGTAATGTATTTAGGTAAAATTGTAGAAATAACCTTTAGGGATGAACTTTATGAAAATCCTATTCATCCTTATACTCAGGCACTACTTTCTGCTGTTCCTGTTCCAGATCCAAGAGTGAAAACTAAAAGGATAATTTTAAAAGGTGATGTCCCAAGTCCAGTTAATGTTCCACCAGGTTGTAATTTTCATCCAAGATGTATGTATCGCAAAGATATATGTACAAAAGATATTCCAGAATTAAGAGATATAAGTGAGGGACACATTGTAGCATGTCACTTTGCTGGAGAATTATAA
- a CDS encoding ABC transporter ATP-binding protein: protein MIIGNDEIIKIKGLKTYFHTDDGVVKAVDGVDFDIRKGETMGLVGESACGKTVTSFSIMRLVESPPGKIEEGEVLYKGENLLKISQEKMRKVRGNEISMIFQEPMTSLNPVFTIGKQLSEVLILHQNMTEKEALDKSEEMIKLVGIPRPREILKGYPHELSGGMRQRVMIAMALSCKPGLLIADEPTTALDVTIQAQILELIKGLQESIGMAVLFITHDLGVIAEVSDRVAVMYAGKIQESGTSEEIFIEHIHPYTEGLLKSIPMLNVRKKKLDVIEGSVPDPINFPPGCKFHPRCKYKIDKCEKEEPELLEIKPGHFVRCWVKQ, encoded by the coding sequence ATGATTATAGGAAATGATGAAATAATAAAAATAAAAGGATTAAAAACTTATTTTCATACCGATGATGGAGTAGTTAAAGCTGTAGATGGTGTTGATTTTGATATTAGAAAAGGTGAAACAATGGGACTTGTAGGTGAATCCGCCTGTGGAAAAACAGTGACCTCTTTCTCCATAATGAGATTAGTTGAATCTCCACCTGGAAAAATAGAAGAAGGGGAAGTCTTATATAAAGGAGAGAATTTATTAAAAATTTCTCAAGAAAAAATGAGGAAAGTAAGAGGAAATGAAATAAGCATGATATTTCAGGAACCAATGACTTCACTTAATCCAGTTTTTACAATAGGAAAACAGCTTTCAGAGGTTTTAATACTTCATCAAAATATGACTGAAAAAGAAGCTTTAGATAAGTCTGAAGAAATGATAAAACTTGTAGGCATTCCAAGACCGAGAGAAATTCTTAAAGGATATCCTCATGAATTAAGTGGGGGAATGAGACAAAGAGTAATGATAGCTATGGCTCTTTCATGTAAACCTGGACTCTTAATAGCAGATGAACCAACAACTGCGTTGGATGTAACTATTCAAGCCCAGATTCTTGAACTGATAAAAGGTCTTCAAGAAAGTATTGGAATGGCAGTTTTATTTATTACTCATGATTTAGGAGTAATTGCTGAAGTTTCAGATAGAGTTGCAGTGATGTATGCTGGTAAAATACAAGAGTCAGGTACATCTGAAGAGATATTTATAGAACATATTCATCCTTATACAGAAGGTTTACTTAAATCTATTCCAATGTTAAATGTGAGAAAGAAAAAGTTAGATGTCATTGAGGGAAGTGTTCCTGACCCTATTAATTTTCCACCAGGTTGTAAATTTCATCCAAGATGTAAATACAAGATTGATAAATGTGAAAAAGAGGAGCCAGAACTCCTGGAAATTAAACCAGGTCATTTTGTAAGATGTTGGGTAAAACAATAA
- a CDS encoding ABC transporter permease, with protein sequence MDYTVAKKPVTLRSIIWKRFKKNKLALVGLILISILVIVAIFANFIAPYPATTVDYANKKLPPSKEHILGTDELGCDVLSRLIYGARISLSIGLVAVCLYVSIGILIGAISGFFGGWIDAILMRFTDVIISFPWLVLVILVAAILGPSIYNVMLIIGLTGWSTVARLVRGEFLKLKEMEYTLAARGLGANNFRIIFTHLLPNAFAPVLVAATMGVADAIIIEAALSFLGLGVVFPDTSWGQMMHAAQSLTVLSRMPWLWLPPGILISIAVLCINFIGDGLRDALDPKLIR encoded by the coding sequence ATTGATTATACTGTTGCAAAAAAACCTGTAACTCTTCGTTCTATAATATGGAAAAGATTTAAGAAAAATAAATTAGCTTTAGTAGGATTGATATTAATATCTATTCTTGTAATTGTTGCAATTTTCGCTAACTTTATTGCACCATATCCAGCAACAACAGTTGATTATGCTAATAAAAAATTACCACCTTCTAAAGAACATATCTTAGGAACTGATGAATTAGGCTGTGATGTATTATCAAGACTCATTTATGGTGCAAGAATTTCATTATCTATAGGATTGGTTGCTGTTTGTTTATATGTTTCTATTGGAATATTAATAGGTGCTATTTCAGGTTTTTTTGGTGGCTGGATAGATGCTATTCTTATGAGATTTACAGATGTTATTATCTCATTCCCTTGGTTAGTATTAGTTATTCTTGTGGCTGCAATTTTAGGTCCAAGTATATATAATGTTATGTTAATTATTGGATTAACAGGTTGGAGTACTGTGGCAAGACTTGTAAGGGGTGAATTTCTAAAGCTAAAAGAGATGGAATATACTTTGGCTGCAAGAGGTTTAGGTGCAAATAACTTTAGAATAATATTTACTCATCTATTACCAAATGCATTTGCTCCAGTTTTAGTAGCAGCAACTATGGGAGTAGCTGATGCTATTATAATTGAAGCAGCATTAAGTTTTTTAGGTTTAGGAGTTGTTTTTCCTGATACAAGTTGGGGTCAGATGATGCATGCAGCTCAATCGTTAACAGTATTAAGTAGAATGCCTTGGTTGTGGTTGCCACCAGGAATTCTAATTTCAATTGCTGTTTTGTGTATTAATTTTATTGGTGATGGATTAAGAGATGCATTAGACCCAAAATTAATTCGATAG
- a CDS encoding ABC transporter permease, producing MRQYIIRRFIQIIPIVIGITIVTFFLIKMCPGNPLKAMLFNPDIKPEERARLERLYGFDDPVYVQYFKWLTRLLKGDLGWSLYTKRPVTKHILERIGPTALLAGTTLFLSFLIAIPFGILSATKQYSLLDYSSTVIIFFGMSLPIFFLGLVVIYIFAVRFGILPTSGMKTLGIPFSIWDRIRHLILPVSVLTFYQIAPVVRYVRSSMLEVIREDYVRTARAKGISERDVIYKHALRNALIPIVTIFGLSIPFIFNGAFITETIFAWPGMGRLAVGAVFQRDYPILMGTTLVTAILVLLGNLIADILYAVVDPRIRYK from the coding sequence TTGAGACAGTATATTATTCGAAGATTTATACAGATTATACCAATAGTTATTGGTATAACAATTGTAACCTTCTTTTTGATTAAAATGTGCCCCGGTAATCCTCTTAAAGCTATGCTTTTTAACCCAGATATTAAACCTGAAGAAAGAGCAAGATTGGAAAGATTATATGGTTTTGATGATCCTGTTTATGTACAATATTTTAAATGGTTAACTAGATTACTAAAAGGAGATTTAGGTTGGTCTTTATATACAAAAAGACCTGTTACAAAACATATATTAGAGAGAATTGGTCCAACAGCTCTTTTAGCAGGAACAACTCTATTTTTAAGTTTTTTAATTGCTATACCCTTTGGTATTTTATCAGCAACAAAACAGTATTCACTTTTAGATTACTCCAGTACTGTAATCATTTTCTTTGGGATGTCTTTACCAATATTTTTCCTTGGTTTAGTAGTTATTTACATTTTTGCTGTGAGATTTGGTATTTTACCAACATCTGGAATGAAAACATTAGGAATACCTTTTAGCATTTGGGACAGAATTAGACATCTCATACTACCCGTATCTGTTTTAACATTCTATCAAATTGCACCTGTTGTAAGATATGTAAGGTCAAGCATGTTGGAGGTAATAAGAGAAGATTATGTAAGAACAGCAAGGGCAAAAGGTATCTCGGAAAGAGATGTTATTTACAAACATGCATTAAGAAATGCTTTAATTCCTATTGTAACTATTTTTGGGTTAAGCATACCTTTCATTTTTAATGGAGCTTTTATAACAGAAACCATTTTTGCTTGGCCTGGTATGGGTAGATTAGCAGTAGGAGCTGTATTTCAAAGAGATTATCCAATACTTATGGGAACTACTCTTGTTACTGCCATACTGGTTTTATTAGGAAATCTTATTGCGGATATATTATATGCTGTAGTTGACCCAAGAATAAGATATAAATGA